In Bombus huntii isolate Logan2020A chromosome 9, iyBomHunt1.1, whole genome shotgun sequence, a single window of DNA contains:
- the LOC126869296 gene encoding neutral alpha-glucosidase AB isoform X2 — MASYVRLGLLFLLVCSFLLIDAVNRDVFKTCEQSSFCRRCRKVEPGKTPYQLLTNTLTQNESSISIDLFNKDTRVLYILQLTALKDNTFRLHINEKNPLRDRYEPEYALQDQPQVSKLNLIEKTTDHITITSGENKVILYTSPFRVDLYSQNILVVSANARGLMRFEHYRTKPKKPEQEENAENAEINSNSDGPGDGADDDPGAWEESFKTHHDSKPFGPEAIALDFSFPGAEHAYGVPEHADSFALKSTKQADPYRLYNLDVFEYEVNEKMSLYGAIPVLYAHGKERTTGIFWHNAAETWVDILSSADNNVVESIVNFVSRSAKKSQVDAHFMSEAGVIDVFFMLGPKPLDVFKQYTTLTGTAPLPQMFTLGYHQSRWNYNDQDDVIQVAENFDTHDLPLDVMWLDIEYTDSKKYFTWDGRKFPNPIEMVHNLTAKGRKLVVIIDPHIKRDPGYFLHNDATKMGYYIKTRDGKDYEGWCWPGSSSYLDFFDPAVREYYISQYSLDKFHGTTNDVYIWNDMNEPSVFNGPEVTMPKDVIHYGGWEHRSVHNINGLLLSMATYEALFRRSEGSLRPFTLVRSFFAGSQRYTAMWTGDNTGEWDHLRVSYPMCLSLAVSGMSFCGADIAGFFKNPDSELFIRWNQAGAWLPFYRQHSHIETKRREPWLFNEETLQIVKEAFRMRYSYLPLWYTLFREHEINGTPVVRPLWAHYPSETETYAIDDEILIGDSILVRPVFQPSVTDVNVYFPGEGTVIWYDVDTMQPYYRPGLVNIPVTLHKIPVFQRGGSIVPRKMRIRRSTVAMKNDPYTLIVTTDSAGKANGTLYIDDESSFEYRHGKYLYLRLNFEKNKLTSTFIDKLSSYQTESWLERVDIANPPKGVKSAILNSRSMAKVNLETKYNPNNNVLTVRKPGVNMGEEWSIELIH; from the exons ATGGCCTCATACGTGCG aTTGGGATTACTATTTCTATTAGTCTGTTCTTTCCTCCTTATCGATGCAGTTAATAGAGATGTATTTAAAACATGCGAACAGAGTAGCTTTTGCAG ACGTTGCAGAAAAGTTGAGCCTGGAAAAACACCATATCAACTTTTAACAAATACTTTAACTCAAAATGAATCCAGTATAAGTATAGACTTGTTTAATAAGGATACAAGAGTTCTTTATATATTGCAATTAACTGCATTAAAAGATAATACATTTAGACTCCATATCAATGAAAAAAATCCATTACGTGACAGATATGAGCCTGAATATGCTCTTCAGGATCAACCACAAGTatctaaattaaatttaattgaaaaaactACAGATCATATAACTATAACAAGCGGAGAAAAcaaagttattttatatactagTCCATTTAGAGTGGATTTATACTCTCAGAATATATTGGTTGTGTCTGCAAATGCAAGAGGTCTTATGAGATTTGAACATTATCGTACAAAACCTAA GAAACCAGAACAAGAAGAAAATGCTGAAAATGCTGAAATAAATAGCAATAGTGATGGTCCAGGTGATGGTGCAGATGATGATCCAGGCGCTTGGGAGGAAAGTTTTAAAACTCATCATGACTCAAAACCTTTTGGCCCAGAAGCAATTGCTTTGGACTTCAGCTTTCCTGGTGCTGAACACGCATATGGTGTACCAGAACATGCAGATTCCTTTGCTCTAAAATCTACAAAACAGGCTGATCCTTACAGATTATACAATTTAGATGTATTTGAATATGAAGTCAATGAAAAAATGTCACTTTATGGAGCAATACCTGTTCTCTATGCTCATGGTAAAGAAAGAACAACTGGTATCTTCTGGCATAATGCTGCAGAAACGTGGGTCGATATTTTATCAAGTGCAGACAATAATGTCGTAGAAAGCATTGTAAACTTTGTATCTCGATCTGCTAAAAAATCACAAGTGGATGCTCATTTCATGTCAGAAGCTGGTGTAATAGATGTGTTCTTTATGTTAGGTCCTAAACCTCTGGATGTATTTAAACAGTACACAACTTTAACGGGTACAGCACCATTACCTCAAATGTTTACTTTAGGCTATCATCAAAGTCGTTGGAATTACAACGATCAAGATGATGTTATACAAGTAGCAGAAAATTTTGATACACATGATTTACCTTTGGATGTTATGTGGCTCGATATCGAGTACACCGacagtaaaaaatattttacttggGACGGGCGAAAATTTCCAAATCCTATTGAAATGGTGCATAATTTAACTGCAAAAGGTAGAAAATTGGTTGTAATTATTGATCCGCATATTAAACGTGACCCTGGTTACTTTTTGCATAATGATGCCACAAAAATGGGTTATTACATTAAAACAAGAGATGGAAAAGACTACGAGGGTTGGTGTTGGCCAGGATCATCCTCGTATTTAGACTTTTTCGATCCAGCGGTACGAGAATATTATATCAGTCAATATAGTTTAGATAAATTCCATGGTACCACTAATGATGTGTACATCTGGAATGATATGAACGAACCAAGCGTATTTAATGGTCCCGAAGTAACTATGCCTAAAGATGTGATCCATTATGGTGGTTGGGAGCATAGAAGTGTTCACAATATTAATGGACTTCTTTTGTCTATGGCTACATATGAAGCTTTATTTAGAAGATCAGAAGGCTCACTACGGCCATTTACACTTGTGAGATCTTTCTTCGCTGGTTCACAACGTTATACAGCTATGTGGACTGGCGATAATACAGGCGAGTGGGATCACCTACGTGTAAGTTATCCAATGTGCCTCTCTTTAGCCGTTTCTGGAATGTCATTCTGTGGAGCAGATATTGCTGGTTTCTTCAAAAATCCAGACTCTGAACTGTTCATTAGATGGAATCAAGCTGGTGCCTGGCTTCCCTTTTATCGTCAGCACTCTCATATTGAAACTAAACGGCGCGAACCTTGGTTATTTAACGAAGAAACTCTTCAAATCGTCAAAGAGGCTTTTAGAATGAGATATTCATATCTACCATTATGGTATACACTTTTCCGAGAACATGAAATAAATGGCACTCCGGTAGTGCGACCTTTATGGGCTCATTATCCAAGTGAAACTGAGACATATGCTATCGACGATGAAATATTAATCGGTGACTCTATACTTGTACGCCCGGTCTTTCAACCATCAGTTACAGATGTTAACGTATATTTCCCTGGAGAAGGCACAGTAATTTGGTATGACGTTGATACCATGCAACCATATTACCGACCAGGCTTAGTTAATATTCCGGTGACGCTTCATAAAATTCCGGTATTCCAAAGAGGCGGCTCTATCGTTCCACGTAAAATGAGAATACGTCGTAGTACAGTAGCAATGAAAAATGATCCCTATACTTTGATAGTTACCACAGATTCTGCGGGTAAAGCTAATGGCACATTGTACATCGATGATGAATCTAGCTTTGAATATCGTCATGGAAAATACTTGTATTTAAGacttaattttgaaaaaaataaattaacttCTACATTTATCGACAAATTATCTTCATATCAGACAGAAAGCTGGTTGGAAAGGGTAGATATTGCAAATCCACCTAAAGGTGTTAAATCTGCTATATTAAATTCACGCA GTATGGCAAAGGTTAATTTGGAGACTAAATACAATCCAAACAATAATGTATTAACCGTGCGTAAGCCAGGTGTAAATATGGGAGAAGAATGGTCTATCGAATTGATCCATTAG
- the LOC126869296 gene encoding neutral alpha-glucosidase AB isoform X1: protein MFFPLLFRNKTLGLLFLLVCSFLLIDAVNRDVFKTCEQSSFCRRCRKVEPGKTPYQLLTNTLTQNESSISIDLFNKDTRVLYILQLTALKDNTFRLHINEKNPLRDRYEPEYALQDQPQVSKLNLIEKTTDHITITSGENKVILYTSPFRVDLYSQNILVVSANARGLMRFEHYRTKPKKPEQEENAENAEINSNSDGPGDGADDDPGAWEESFKTHHDSKPFGPEAIALDFSFPGAEHAYGVPEHADSFALKSTKQADPYRLYNLDVFEYEVNEKMSLYGAIPVLYAHGKERTTGIFWHNAAETWVDILSSADNNVVESIVNFVSRSAKKSQVDAHFMSEAGVIDVFFMLGPKPLDVFKQYTTLTGTAPLPQMFTLGYHQSRWNYNDQDDVIQVAENFDTHDLPLDVMWLDIEYTDSKKYFTWDGRKFPNPIEMVHNLTAKGRKLVVIIDPHIKRDPGYFLHNDATKMGYYIKTRDGKDYEGWCWPGSSSYLDFFDPAVREYYISQYSLDKFHGTTNDVYIWNDMNEPSVFNGPEVTMPKDVIHYGGWEHRSVHNINGLLLSMATYEALFRRSEGSLRPFTLVRSFFAGSQRYTAMWTGDNTGEWDHLRVSYPMCLSLAVSGMSFCGADIAGFFKNPDSELFIRWNQAGAWLPFYRQHSHIETKRREPWLFNEETLQIVKEAFRMRYSYLPLWYTLFREHEINGTPVVRPLWAHYPSETETYAIDDEILIGDSILVRPVFQPSVTDVNVYFPGEGTVIWYDVDTMQPYYRPGLVNIPVTLHKIPVFQRGGSIVPRKMRIRRSTVAMKNDPYTLIVTTDSAGKANGTLYIDDESSFEYRHGKYLYLRLNFEKNKLTSTFIDKLSSYQTESWLERVDIANPPKGVKSAILNSRSMAKVNLETKYNPNNNVLTVRKPGVNMGEEWSIELIH from the exons atgtTCTTTCCGCTATTGTTCAGGAATAAAAC aTTGGGATTACTATTTCTATTAGTCTGTTCTTTCCTCCTTATCGATGCAGTTAATAGAGATGTATTTAAAACATGCGAACAGAGTAGCTTTTGCAG ACGTTGCAGAAAAGTTGAGCCTGGAAAAACACCATATCAACTTTTAACAAATACTTTAACTCAAAATGAATCCAGTATAAGTATAGACTTGTTTAATAAGGATACAAGAGTTCTTTATATATTGCAATTAACTGCATTAAAAGATAATACATTTAGACTCCATATCAATGAAAAAAATCCATTACGTGACAGATATGAGCCTGAATATGCTCTTCAGGATCAACCACAAGTatctaaattaaatttaattgaaaaaactACAGATCATATAACTATAACAAGCGGAGAAAAcaaagttattttatatactagTCCATTTAGAGTGGATTTATACTCTCAGAATATATTGGTTGTGTCTGCAAATGCAAGAGGTCTTATGAGATTTGAACATTATCGTACAAAACCTAA GAAACCAGAACAAGAAGAAAATGCTGAAAATGCTGAAATAAATAGCAATAGTGATGGTCCAGGTGATGGTGCAGATGATGATCCAGGCGCTTGGGAGGAAAGTTTTAAAACTCATCATGACTCAAAACCTTTTGGCCCAGAAGCAATTGCTTTGGACTTCAGCTTTCCTGGTGCTGAACACGCATATGGTGTACCAGAACATGCAGATTCCTTTGCTCTAAAATCTACAAAACAGGCTGATCCTTACAGATTATACAATTTAGATGTATTTGAATATGAAGTCAATGAAAAAATGTCACTTTATGGAGCAATACCTGTTCTCTATGCTCATGGTAAAGAAAGAACAACTGGTATCTTCTGGCATAATGCTGCAGAAACGTGGGTCGATATTTTATCAAGTGCAGACAATAATGTCGTAGAAAGCATTGTAAACTTTGTATCTCGATCTGCTAAAAAATCACAAGTGGATGCTCATTTCATGTCAGAAGCTGGTGTAATAGATGTGTTCTTTATGTTAGGTCCTAAACCTCTGGATGTATTTAAACAGTACACAACTTTAACGGGTACAGCACCATTACCTCAAATGTTTACTTTAGGCTATCATCAAAGTCGTTGGAATTACAACGATCAAGATGATGTTATACAAGTAGCAGAAAATTTTGATACACATGATTTACCTTTGGATGTTATGTGGCTCGATATCGAGTACACCGacagtaaaaaatattttacttggGACGGGCGAAAATTTCCAAATCCTATTGAAATGGTGCATAATTTAACTGCAAAAGGTAGAAAATTGGTTGTAATTATTGATCCGCATATTAAACGTGACCCTGGTTACTTTTTGCATAATGATGCCACAAAAATGGGTTATTACATTAAAACAAGAGATGGAAAAGACTACGAGGGTTGGTGTTGGCCAGGATCATCCTCGTATTTAGACTTTTTCGATCCAGCGGTACGAGAATATTATATCAGTCAATATAGTTTAGATAAATTCCATGGTACCACTAATGATGTGTACATCTGGAATGATATGAACGAACCAAGCGTATTTAATGGTCCCGAAGTAACTATGCCTAAAGATGTGATCCATTATGGTGGTTGGGAGCATAGAAGTGTTCACAATATTAATGGACTTCTTTTGTCTATGGCTACATATGAAGCTTTATTTAGAAGATCAGAAGGCTCACTACGGCCATTTACACTTGTGAGATCTTTCTTCGCTGGTTCACAACGTTATACAGCTATGTGGACTGGCGATAATACAGGCGAGTGGGATCACCTACGTGTAAGTTATCCAATGTGCCTCTCTTTAGCCGTTTCTGGAATGTCATTCTGTGGAGCAGATATTGCTGGTTTCTTCAAAAATCCAGACTCTGAACTGTTCATTAGATGGAATCAAGCTGGTGCCTGGCTTCCCTTTTATCGTCAGCACTCTCATATTGAAACTAAACGGCGCGAACCTTGGTTATTTAACGAAGAAACTCTTCAAATCGTCAAAGAGGCTTTTAGAATGAGATATTCATATCTACCATTATGGTATACACTTTTCCGAGAACATGAAATAAATGGCACTCCGGTAGTGCGACCTTTATGGGCTCATTATCCAAGTGAAACTGAGACATATGCTATCGACGATGAAATATTAATCGGTGACTCTATACTTGTACGCCCGGTCTTTCAACCATCAGTTACAGATGTTAACGTATATTTCCCTGGAGAAGGCACAGTAATTTGGTATGACGTTGATACCATGCAACCATATTACCGACCAGGCTTAGTTAATATTCCGGTGACGCTTCATAAAATTCCGGTATTCCAAAGAGGCGGCTCTATCGTTCCACGTAAAATGAGAATACGTCGTAGTACAGTAGCAATGAAAAATGATCCCTATACTTTGATAGTTACCACAGATTCTGCGGGTAAAGCTAATGGCACATTGTACATCGATGATGAATCTAGCTTTGAATATCGTCATGGAAAATACTTGTATTTAAGacttaattttgaaaaaaataaattaacttCTACATTTATCGACAAATTATCTTCATATCAGACAGAAAGCTGGTTGGAAAGGGTAGATATTGCAAATCCACCTAAAGGTGTTAAATCTGCTATATTAAATTCACGCA GTATGGCAAAGGTTAATTTGGAGACTAAATACAATCCAAACAATAATGTATTAACCGTGCGTAAGCCAGGTGTAAATATGGGAGAAGAATGGTCTATCGAATTGATCCATTAG